Proteins found in one Planococcus citri chromosome 2, ihPlaCitr1.1, whole genome shotgun sequence genomic segment:
- the LOC135837573 gene encoding UDP-N-acetylmuramoylalanine--D-glutamate ligase-like, translating to MSFFCTSHIVIIIITIVIREPPSVTCCRQNIEMRQLDGKYENQVVAVFGLGKTGLSTIQAFGQSNVSKTYAWDDNQQRVTNAKTICPPGTIFTPPQEWNWRELKTLILSPGVPFSYPKPHEVVQLAKKSNCEIKSDIDLFLEMKTDQQKVIAVTGTNGKSTTTSLIGHILQLAGKKVSVGGNLGNPVLNLDNDSDIYVIELSSFQIELMNEFDVDVGVLLNITPDHLDRHGNMENYVEIKKKLIDRSKVAVIGCDNRITARIFDQFAGNKISVLASTSPFSNSNINQGEAKINVISNAENIAAACAVCEILGIDGNVVVNGIKSFAGLKHRNEPLGRVSNVFFVNDSKATNAESTQKAISSYKRIHWIVGGRSKEGGIESLREYFSNIEKAYLIGESTEAFANTLNEGGVNYVKCGDLETAFRMAFEEASKNSEEDQATVLLSPSCASYDQWRNFEERGEAFCRMFERLKSR from the coding sequence ATGAGTTTTTTCTGCACATCGCATATTGTTATAATTATTATCACAATCGTCATTCGCGAACCACCTTCTGTAACGTGCTGCcgtcaaaatatcgaaatgagACAACTAGATGGCAAATATGAAAACCAAGTTGTGGCCGTTTTCGGGCTCGGCAAGACAGGCTTATCTACCATCCAAGCTTTTGGCCAGAGTAACGTCAGCAAAACGTACGCCTGGGATGACAACCAGCAACGAGTAACCAACGCGAAAACCATCTGTCCTCCAGGTACAATTTTTACCCCTCCTCAAGAATGGAACTGGCGTGAACTAAAAACATTGATATTAAGTCCCGGAGTACCTTTTTCGTATCCCAAGCCTCACGAAGTTGTTCAACtagcgaaaaaatcaaactgcgAGATCAAATCCGATATAGATCTATTCCTCGAAATGAAAACAGACCAGCAGAAAGTAATCGCAGTTACAGGTACGAATGGGAAATCAACGACTACGTCTTTAATAGGGCACATTCTACAGCTAGCAGGCAAAAAAGTATCCGTAGGTGGTAACTTGGGTAATCCGGTGTTGAATTTGGATAATGATTCGGATATTTACGTTATCGAATTGTCTTCTTTTCAAATAGAGTTGATGAACGAATTTGACGTGGATGTCGGCGTATTGTTGAATATTACACCGGATCATTTAGATAGACACGGAAATATGGAGAATTACGTCGAGATCAAGAAGAAATTAATCGACAGAAGTAAAGTCGCCGTTATCGGATGCGATAACAGAATTACAGCTCGCATATTCGACCAATTTGCTGGAAATAAGATCTCCGTATTGGCTTCTACGTCACCtttttcgaattcgaatatCAACCAAGGTGAAGCGAAGATAAATGTCATATCTAACGCTGAAAATATCGCAGCCGCGTGCGCAGTTTGTGAAATTCTGGGAATCGATGGAAACGTTGTCGTAAATGGAATTAAATCGTTTGCAGGATTGAAACACAGAAACGAACCATTGGGCAGAGTATCGAATGTGTTTTTTGTCAACGATAGCAAAGCAACGAACGCCGAATCGACGCAGAAGGCGATTTCGTCTTACAAACGAATACATTGGATCGTCGGTGGCCGGAGTAAAGAAGGTGGTATCGAATCGCtaagagaatatttttcaaatatcgaaAAAGCTTACTTGATTGGCGAATCGACCGAAGCTTTTGCCAACACTTTGAACGAAGGTGGAGTCAACTATGTTAAATGTGGCGATCTAGAGACTGCTTTTAGAATGGCTTTTGAAGAAGCCTCTAAAAATAGCGAAGAAGATCAGGCGACCGTATTGCTGTCTCCTTCGTGTGCTTCGTACGATCAATGGCGGAATTTCGAAGAACGTGGTGAAGCATTTTGCAGAATGTTTGAAAGATTGAAGAGTAGGTAA